One region of Dysidea avara chromosome 1, odDysAvar1.4, whole genome shotgun sequence genomic DNA includes:
- the LOC136256152 gene encoding uncharacterized protein: MRRWLTGLVRTDMHESDLHNHPHYKEKKIPVKVDMDVRRAVIENPHLKTSDLLTGKGMDYIPGMACLATTNRSKIKNIRLNTLRDAKSNLDARSAILSFEAKAKKYDQSMIDKIESKNLDHYGKLAHPYIRKYGIGDDFTWVLVMSPLMSEVLSTSQFIEVDVTYKSCFELPYLLNVVALNYITMRWMVVSHVRMNHIDVNAYARCFRAIFEQAGEDHPSFKVGESLIGIIADWSDQKVNGLEMVIGKSTAESILKGCQLHFIRSVQRVAKKLSNQNKKH, from the exons ATGAGAAGGTGGCTAACTGGACTAGTTAGAACTGACATGCATGAATCTGATCTGCATAACCATCCGCATTACAAAGAGAAGAAAATTCCAGTAAAGGTAGACATGGATGTTAGAAGAGCAGTAATAGAAAATCCTCACTTGAAAACATCAGATTTATTGACAG ggAAAGGAATGGATTACATTCCAGGCATGGCATGTTTAGCAACAACCAACAGATCTAAAATCAAAAACATCAGATTAAACACTTTACGAGATGCAAAGTCTAACCTGGATGCACGATCTGCTATACTGAGCTTTGAAGCAAAAGCGAAGAAATATGATCAATCCATGATAGATAAGATAGAAA GCAAGAATCTGGATCATTATGGCAAACTTGCTCATCCTTATATACGTAAGTATGGAATCGGAGATGATTTCACTTGGGTGCTGGTTATGAGCCCATTAATGTCGGAAGTTTTAAGCACATCACAGTTTATTGAAGTGGACGTTACATACAAGAGTTGCTTTGAGCTTCCATACTTGCTCAACGTAGTGGCACTCAATTACATAACTATGAGAT GGATGGTTGTTTCTCATGTTCGGATGAATCATATAGATGTAAATGCTTATGCCCGGTGCTTTAGAGCAATATTTGAGCAAGCTGGTGAAGATCATCCCTCCTTTAAGGTTGGGGAATCATTGATTGGAATAATTGCCGATTGGTCTGATCAGAAAGTGAATGGATTAGAAATGGTCATTGGTAAGAGCACTGCTGAAAGCATTCTTAAAGGATGTCAG TTACACTTCATTCGATCTGTTCAACGGGTTGCTAAGAAGTTAAGTAATCAGAATAAGAAGCACTGA